A region from the Chthoniobacterales bacterium genome encodes:
- a CDS encoding CHAD domain-containing protein, which yields MMPVAMARPRQKPGSLLRSSMVKLLREARRAVETFDDDPCGKAHLIRTRVKRLQSLSRLVPHASLWREDFLRPCGELKDIFAPTRDATIVGALAEKYAPGRGSQLLKPPKPDLKAAANRVLAALLEIGRFSGWQAADWEGIADRATGTYRAARNAWKQARRKNASDTAFHEWRRRLKRLLYQCEYLGGRARLARFTARVDRLGEILGEIQDVCLAESWLQDQGLHVPADLARSKEVLRHDAVRRGKSLLVHKPKDFRRMLK from the coding sequence ATGATGCCAGTTGCTATGGCCCGCCCCCGCCAGAAACCCGGCAGCCTCCTTCGTTCGTCCATGGTGAAACTTCTCAGGGAGGCGCGGCGGGCCGTGGAGACTTTTGACGATGACCCTTGCGGCAAAGCACATTTGATCCGCACGCGGGTGAAACGTCTGCAATCCCTTTCGCGATTGGTGCCTCATGCCTCTTTGTGGCGCGAAGATTTCCTGCGTCCGTGCGGCGAACTCAAAGACATTTTTGCGCCGACACGAGACGCAACGATTGTCGGTGCTTTGGCGGAAAAATACGCGCCCGGCAGAGGTTCGCAGCTGCTCAAGCCACCCAAACCCGACCTTAAGGCGGCGGCAAACCGAGTGCTGGCGGCACTCCTGGAGATTGGGCGCTTTTCAGGATGGCAAGCCGCGGATTGGGAAGGCATCGCCGATCGCGCAACGGGAACCTACCGCGCGGCGCGCAACGCATGGAAGCAGGCACGGCGGAAGAACGCGTCTGACACCGCATTCCACGAATGGCGACGAAGGCTGAAGCGCCTGCTATACCAGTGCGAATATCTCGGCGGACGGGCAAGGCTCGCGCGATTCACCGCTCGTGTTGACCGACTGGGCGAAATCCTCGGAGAAATTCAAGATGTCTGCCTCGCCGAAAGTTGGCTGCAAGACCAAGGCCTGCACGTTCCCGCGGACCTTGCCCGCAGCAAAGAGGTCTTGAGGCATGATGCAGTGCGCAGGGGAAAATCGCTTCTTGTGCACAAGCCCAAAGATTTTCGCAGAATGCTCAAGTAG
- a CDS encoding 4-hydroxy-tetrahydrodipicolinate reductase yields MRLCIYGSKGRMGRALICCAEEDPALNVVAEVDAGDDFADALRVCDAVIDFSATHVTPQVARDCAAAGKTLVIGTTGHEQKDREQIQLAAKQIPLVFSPNYSVGVNALFWLTRKAAEILGPGFDLEVVEMHHRLKKDAPSGTARRLAEILAGVRDLDYAEAARHGRAGIVGERTDSEIGVHALRGGDVVGDHTVIFAAPGERLELVHKASSRDTFARGALRAAKWASNQPPGLYDMQDVLGLK; encoded by the coding sequence CTGCGTCTCTGCATTTATGGATCCAAAGGCCGGATGGGCCGGGCGCTGATCTGCTGCGCTGAAGAAGACCCTGCCCTGAATGTGGTAGCGGAAGTCGATGCTGGCGATGACTTCGCCGACGCGTTGCGCGTTTGTGATGCGGTCATCGACTTCTCCGCCACGCATGTAACCCCGCAGGTGGCGCGCGATTGTGCGGCCGCGGGCAAGACCCTCGTTATCGGGACCACGGGTCACGAGCAGAAGGATCGCGAACAAATTCAGCTCGCGGCGAAACAAATCCCGCTGGTTTTCTCGCCCAACTACAGTGTGGGTGTGAATGCTTTGTTCTGGCTCACGCGCAAAGCCGCGGAAATTCTCGGGCCCGGCTTCGACTTGGAAGTTGTGGAAATGCATCATCGCCTCAAAAAAGATGCTCCGTCAGGCACTGCGCGCCGCCTCGCGGAAATTCTGGCCGGGGTTCGCGATCTCGACTACGCGGAAGCGGCGCGGCATGGCCGCGCCGGAATCGTCGGTGAGCGCACAGACTCCGAAATCGGGGTGCATGCCCTGCGCGGAGGTGATGTCGTCGGAGATCACACGGTCATTTTTGCGGCACCCGGCGAAAGACTGGAACTCGTGCACAAAGCTTCGAGCCGCGATACGTTTGCCCGCGGGGCACTGCGCGCCGCAAAGTGGGCGTCTAACCAGCCGCCGGGCCTCTACGACATGCAGGATGTTCTCGGTCTCAAGTAG
- a CDS encoding 4-hydroxy-tetrahydrodipicolinate synthase, producing MFAGTHTALVTPFRDGSVDYESFGELIEAQIAGGVDGVVPVGTTGESPTLSHEEHRDVVKAAVATASGRVKVIAGTGSNSTDEAVSLTRDAEQAGADAVLVVAPYYNKPSPEGLYRHFRAVAGATKLPLVLYSIPGRCGIEIGVPVVARLAEECPNIVAIKEAGGSVERVSQLRQSLPDAFEILSGDDSLTLPFMSVGAVGVVSVASNLVPAPVADLVRAARAGQMHQAAAIHRRLYPLFKNLFIESNPSPVKYALSLTSGFSPALRLPLVEMSADNQAIVRKTLEDLGLLS from the coding sequence ATGTTTGCAGGAACCCACACAGCCCTCGTCACGCCGTTCCGCGACGGCTCGGTCGATTACGAGTCCTTTGGTGAGTTGATCGAGGCCCAGATCGCGGGGGGCGTGGATGGAGTTGTGCCTGTCGGCACCACGGGCGAATCGCCCACGCTATCCCACGAGGAACACCGCGACGTCGTCAAAGCTGCGGTCGCGACCGCGAGTGGCCGCGTCAAAGTGATTGCCGGCACGGGGTCCAACTCGACTGACGAGGCAGTCAGCCTTACCCGCGATGCGGAGCAAGCCGGAGCGGATGCCGTCCTGGTCGTTGCACCCTACTACAACAAGCCCTCGCCGGAGGGGCTTTACCGACATTTCAGGGCCGTCGCCGGCGCTACCAAGCTTCCCCTTGTCCTCTACAGTATTCCCGGACGCTGCGGCATCGAGATCGGAGTTCCCGTGGTTGCCCGCTTGGCGGAAGAATGTCCGAACATCGTGGCAATCAAAGAAGCTGGCGGCTCGGTTGAGAGGGTAAGCCAGTTGCGGCAATCTCTCCCGGACGCGTTCGAAATCCTGTCCGGCGACGATTCGCTGACATTGCCATTCATGTCGGTCGGCGCAGTCGGAGTGGTGAGTGTCGCCTCGAATCTTGTCCCGGCCCCCGTTGCCGATCTTGTCCGTGCCGCGCGTGCGGGCCAGATGCACCAGGCCGCGGCAATCCACCGGCGGCTTTACCCGTTGTTCAAAAACCTTTTCATCGAGAGCAATCCCTCGCCGGTCAAGTATGCGCTCTCGCTGACATCCGGCTTCTCACCCGCATTGCGGCTTCCGCTCGTGGAAATGTCCGCCGACAACCAAGCGATCGTCCGGAAGACTCTCGAAGATCTCGGTCTGCTTTCATGA
- a CDS encoding diaminopimelate epimerase, with protein MNGAGNDFVMLDNRDRRIVLTDSQIARLCDRHRGIGADGLLMVEPAEGNADWRMRYYNADGAEVEMCGNGARCFARFAHRIAQSAANTVSFETPAGLISADLAGDSVSLAMSAPGPLAEGVELDAAGEKLVVYSINTGVPHAVVLVDDIEDVDLKKLGPALRHHHHFQPRGTNANFVRQLGPQDLAIRTYERGVEDETLACGTGVVASALTVAVLAGAESPIRVRVRGGDTLVVAFRRNADGFSDVVLTGPADFVFEGDIAV; from the coding sequence ATGAATGGTGCGGGCAATGACTTCGTCATGCTCGACAACCGGGATCGCCGGATTGTCCTCACCGACAGTCAGATCGCACGTCTTTGCGATCGCCACCGCGGCATCGGGGCCGACGGCCTTCTGATGGTTGAGCCGGCGGAAGGCAATGCCGACTGGCGGATGCGCTACTACAATGCCGACGGTGCTGAGGTGGAAATGTGCGGCAACGGAGCGCGCTGTTTCGCCAGATTCGCACACCGCATTGCCCAGTCCGCCGCCAACACTGTGAGCTTCGAAACGCCCGCAGGCCTTATTTCAGCCGATCTTGCCGGCGACAGTGTATCGCTTGCGATGAGCGCGCCCGGCCCGCTTGCCGAGGGCGTCGAACTCGATGCCGCGGGGGAAAAGCTGGTTGTTTATTCCATCAACACGGGAGTTCCGCACGCGGTTGTTTTGGTGGACGACATCGAGGATGTGGACTTGAAAAAGCTCGGTCCCGCCCTCCGCCATCACCACCACTTCCAGCCGCGCGGCACCAATGCCAATTTCGTTCGCCAGCTCGGGCCCCAGGATCTGGCCATCCGCACTTACGAGCGCGGGGTCGAGGATGAAACGCTCGCCTGTGGAACCGGCGTGGTGGCCAGCGCCCTCACGGTTGCCGTGCTTGCCGGAGCCGAATCCCCGATTCGCGTCCGGGTCAGGGGTGGCGACACGCTTGTGGTTGCTTTCCGGCGCAACGCCGATGGCTTCTCCGACGTGGTTTTGACGGGTCCGGCCGATTTTGTCTTTGAAGGCGACATCGCCGTCTAG
- the rnc gene encoding ribonuclease III: MNPLEQRMGYKFRNSLLLAEALTHPSLSFERKTFHFDNQRLEFLGDAVLQLIITHHLYRLFPAFSEGQLTKLRSRIVSREGLKKHALALRLGDYLMLGRGEEASKGRERASTLADAFEALVGAIYLDSDLETARRFVLKVASTELGALAREPAEHNPKGELQEIIQAISPVSPAYEVVSETGPDHQKEFVCRVMWEGRELGRGCGQSKKQAEINAAAAALQHRAWEARG, encoded by the coding sequence ATGAATCCGCTGGAACAGCGCATGGGATACAAGTTCCGCAACTCATTGCTGCTTGCGGAAGCACTCACCCACCCCAGTCTGTCTTTCGAGCGCAAAACATTCCACTTCGACAACCAGCGGCTTGAATTTCTCGGCGATGCCGTGCTGCAGCTGATCATCACGCACCACCTCTACCGCCTTTTTCCTGCGTTCAGTGAGGGGCAGCTGACAAAACTTCGCTCGCGAATCGTCTCACGCGAAGGCCTCAAAAAGCATGCGCTCGCACTCCGGCTCGGCGACTACCTCATGCTCGGCCGTGGCGAGGAAGCAAGCAAAGGCCGCGAGCGTGCGTCCACCTTGGCGGACGCGTTCGAGGCGCTGGTTGGGGCCATCTATTTGGACAGCGATTTGGAAACCGCCCGGCGTTTCGTTCTCAAGGTTGCATCGACCGAGCTTGGTGCCCTCGCCCGCGAACCTGCCGAGCACAATCCCAAGGGCGAATTGCAGGAGATTATCCAGGCGATTTCGCCCGTCAGCCCCGCCTACGAGGTTGTTTCCGAGACCGGTCCGGACCACCAAAAAGAGTTCGTTTGCCGCGTCATGTGGGAAGGGCGGGAACTCGGCCGCGGTTGCGGCCAGAGTAAGAAGCAGGCAGAGATCAACGCCGCTGCCGCGGCGTTGCAGCACAGAGCTTGGGAAGCGAGGGGTTGA
- the rho gene encoding transcription termination factor Rho → MKSATATTQPNQSLACLPSDASQVAGAALDLDLLQALSHAQLAELLARYSMRVRPDGTKRHLVFDLCRFYLAGGASISCRGMIEDVGDHAMLRWPRYNFAAGPDDVFVSIGLVRDHGLQTGLEISGVLRTPGDRDRYCGLAAITDIERVPLAEWKPPIPFDKLTPLFPQERILLEPVKDPALTTRAVDLIAPLGKGQRALIVAPPRTGKTILMKDMAQAIRATSPDVRLILLLVDERPEEVTDLRRSIDADIYSSTFDESPQRHTQLAEFVIERAKRLVEQRRDVVILLDSITRLARGFNNLQPGKGRIMSGGVDTKALMKPKKFFGAARNTEEGGSLTIVATALIETQSRMDDLIFEEFKGTGNMEIHLDRTIADQRIFPAIHVTKSATRREENLYHPDELSRVVVLRKQLNELPAVEAMETLVRNLQRTKTNAELLLGGLR, encoded by the coding sequence ATGAAAAGCGCGACCGCCACCACGCAACCGAACCAGTCTCTGGCCTGCCTTCCGTCGGACGCCAGCCAAGTGGCCGGTGCCGCACTGGACTTGGACTTGCTACAAGCGCTGTCCCACGCGCAGCTGGCCGAGTTGCTGGCAAGATACTCGATGCGCGTGCGCCCAGACGGCACCAAGAGACACCTGGTTTTCGACCTTTGCCGCTTTTACCTGGCTGGCGGCGCGAGCATTTCGTGCCGCGGCATGATCGAGGATGTCGGCGACCATGCCATGTTGCGCTGGCCTCGTTACAATTTCGCTGCCGGCCCGGACGACGTCTTCGTATCAATAGGACTTGTGCGAGACCACGGACTGCAGACCGGACTGGAGATTTCCGGGGTCTTGCGCACACCGGGAGATCGCGACCGCTACTGCGGCTTGGCGGCAATCACCGACATCGAAAGAGTGCCGCTTGCCGAATGGAAGCCGCCCATTCCTTTTGACAAACTTACTCCCCTTTTTCCGCAGGAACGCATCCTGCTGGAACCCGTCAAAGACCCGGCCCTCACCACGCGCGCAGTCGATCTTATCGCGCCGCTCGGGAAGGGTCAGCGCGCGCTCATCGTCGCCCCCCCGCGCACAGGCAAAACCATTCTCATGAAGGACATGGCGCAGGCAATCCGGGCGACGTCGCCCGACGTGCGCTTGATACTTTTGCTGGTCGATGAGCGCCCCGAGGAAGTGACGGATCTCCGCCGGTCGATTGACGCGGACATCTACAGTTCCACCTTCGACGAGTCGCCGCAGAGGCACACCCAATTGGCCGAGTTTGTCATCGAACGGGCCAAGCGGCTTGTCGAACAGCGGCGCGATGTCGTGATCCTTCTCGACAGCATCACCCGTCTGGCTCGCGGATTCAACAACCTCCAGCCCGGCAAAGGGCGGATCATGTCGGGAGGCGTGGATACCAAGGCATTGATGAAGCCCAAAAAGTTCTTCGGCGCGGCACGCAACACCGAGGAGGGAGGAAGCCTCACCATCGTCGCAACGGCCCTTATCGAAACCCAGAGCCGGATGGACGACCTGATTTTCGAGGAGTTCAAGGGCACCGGAAACATGGAAATCCATCTCGACCGCACGATCGCCGACCAACGGATATTCCCCGCCATTCACGTGACCAAGTCCGCCACGCGCCGCGAGGAAAACCTTTACCACCCCGACGAATTGTCGCGTGTCGTCGTCTTGCGCAAGCAACTCAACGAGTTGCCTGCTGTCGAGGCCATGGAAACCTTGGTGCGGAACCTGCAGCGCACGAAAACCAATGCCGAGCTCCTGCTTGGCGGACTCCGTTGA
- a CDS encoding dephospho-CoA kinase gives MILAVTGGIASGKSAFSHALAAIQPFVCFDADAFVHELLSLNQSVISEIRAAFGDRALAPDGTIDRHALRSRVFADVEARKRLETIIHPRVHRRWQQLRSECLAEGRDFLADIPLLFEVGAQECFDASVVVGASPSVQLERLSGRGLTREQAQAMIASQWPLADKLALATVVVWNDGCHPRLEHQAALLALRLGLPQR, from the coding sequence ATGATTCTCGCGGTCACGGGAGGAATTGCATCGGGCAAGTCCGCTTTTTCGCACGCTCTTGCGGCTATTCAGCCCTTCGTGTGCTTCGACGCCGACGCCTTTGTTCATGAATTGCTTTCGTTGAATCAATCCGTCATTTCAGAAATTCGCGCGGCATTCGGCGATCGTGCCCTGGCGCCGGACGGAACAATCGATCGGCATGCCCTGCGCAGCAGAGTATTCGCCGACGTCGAGGCTCGAAAACGCCTCGAAACAATCATTCATCCCCGAGTGCATCGCCGCTGGCAGCAACTGCGGTCCGAATGCCTGGCCGAAGGACGCGACTTTCTTGCTGACATCCCCCTGCTCTTCGAAGTCGGGGCGCAGGAATGTTTCGATGCTTCCGTTGTTGTCGGTGCATCACCCTCGGTCCAACTCGAGCGGCTTTCCGGGCGGGGTCTTACCCGTGAGCAGGCGCAGGCCATGATCGCGAGCCAATGGCCTTTGGCGGATAAACTGGCCCTCGCCACGGTCGTGGTTTGGAACGATGGTTGCCATCCTCGGCTCGAGCATCAGGCGGCGCTCTTGGCCCTTCGTCTGGGTCTGCCACAACGATGA
- a CDS encoding type II and III secretion system protein, with protein sequence MTTLRLAISLSAVLIAAGPITSLAGTGAESYSGGLEAGAEREIIRRQENAVLSEEKLREGDAKLKAGNVEGAYLAYKEAVNLAADGDPTKGLHARALSRFCSTAVRYAEYLVSQGEYAKAEAVAREVLEPAYNPDYRPAALFLSRLEQPDYFNKTITPEFAEDRSKVEQLLIEANGFYDSGRYDMALKRYEQVLSADKYNAAAMRGMEQVELGKQRYYDSAYNDTRSRMLWEVDKAWERPRRKFVEARTTDSTALQEEKRGTEMMLAKLNRIIVPRIDFKDATVRQAIGFLQQRSRDLDTGEADAERRGVNIVLKLPTTPPVTTPAAGAEGEEAAAPPAPAGDGRINLSLSNVPLYEALRYVATLAGLKVKVEPFAVSIVPLSEPTDTLEQREFKVPPGFIPSNALTATAEEQAAAPGRSDVPVTGASRLSARQSARQFLESQGVEFPPGASANFIAGSSRLVVRNTAPNLDLIESLVDAAMAEQPTQVEIESKFVEVSQNNLKELGFDWALGPFSIPGSDAVFGSGGTTINDPTGTWPFVNPATGTPIGTDSVTSGIRSGTGLSPGSAVSANSIDALLSQSISGRNLTAPAPGIFSISGVFTNPQFQMVIRALNQKKGVDLMAAPKVTTKSQQKARIQITREFPYPETFTPPDVPNQVGNNNNNAIVGQAQADPIVTPAFPETMTTRELGVILEVTPQVGPDGYTIDLNLSPQVVDFDGFVNYGSPIYMVRNRVIGQVIDNTVPGLPVLRNLFAVDRSLMTENVINQPIFSVRKVTTNVSIWDGQTVALGGLIREDVQKVNDKVPILGDIPLAGVAFRSEVDQKIKKNLIIFVTARLMDAAGQLLRPEDDSDQEEIVDPLGLPKDLKKPSMSAKGFRQK encoded by the coding sequence ATGACCACGCTGCGCTTAGCCATCTCGTTGTCCGCCGTGTTGATTGCAGCGGGCCCGATAACTTCCTTGGCAGGAACCGGAGCAGAATCTTATTCCGGCGGGCTCGAGGCCGGCGCCGAACGGGAAATTATTCGCCGGCAGGAAAACGCCGTCCTCTCGGAAGAAAAGCTCCGCGAGGGAGATGCCAAGCTCAAGGCCGGCAATGTCGAAGGCGCCTACCTTGCATACAAGGAGGCAGTCAACCTTGCAGCCGATGGCGATCCAACCAAGGGCCTGCACGCCCGCGCCCTCTCCCGCTTTTGCTCTACCGCCGTTCGCTATGCGGAATATCTCGTCAGTCAGGGGGAATATGCAAAAGCCGAAGCCGTGGCGCGCGAGGTGCTCGAGCCGGCGTATAACCCGGACTACCGGCCAGCTGCGCTGTTCCTTTCGCGCCTCGAACAACCGGACTACTTCAACAAAACGATCACACCCGAGTTTGCCGAGGACCGTTCAAAGGTCGAACAATTGCTCATTGAAGCCAACGGCTTTTACGACTCCGGACGCTATGACATGGCTTTGAAGCGTTATGAGCAGGTGCTTTCCGCGGACAAATACAATGCCGCGGCGATGCGCGGAATGGAACAAGTTGAACTCGGCAAGCAACGCTACTACGACAGCGCTTACAACGACACCCGCTCACGCATGCTGTGGGAAGTTGACAAAGCCTGGGAGCGCCCCAGGCGCAAGTTCGTGGAGGCGCGCACCACCGACTCCACGGCGCTGCAGGAGGAGAAGCGTGGCACGGAAATGATGCTGGCCAAATTGAACCGGATCATCGTGCCCCGCATCGACTTCAAAGATGCCACTGTCCGCCAGGCCATCGGCTTCCTGCAGCAACGAAGCCGCGATCTCGACACGGGCGAAGCGGATGCCGAGCGTCGCGGGGTCAATATCGTCCTGAAGTTGCCGACTACGCCGCCAGTCACCACGCCCGCGGCAGGGGCGGAGGGAGAGGAAGCAGCGGCACCCCCTGCACCTGCCGGCGACGGCAGGATCAACCTCAGCCTCAGCAACGTTCCGCTCTATGAAGCGCTGCGCTACGTTGCGACCTTGGCCGGCCTCAAAGTGAAAGTGGAGCCTTTCGCTGTCTCTATCGTGCCCCTGTCTGAACCAACTGATACCCTCGAGCAAAGGGAGTTCAAAGTTCCGCCCGGTTTCATTCCGAGTAACGCGCTCACTGCCACCGCCGAGGAGCAAGCCGCAGCCCCGGGCCGCAGCGATGTTCCCGTCACCGGAGCTTCCCGTCTCTCTGCGCGCCAAAGTGCCCGGCAGTTCCTCGAGTCTCAAGGTGTGGAGTTTCCGCCCGGCGCGAGTGCAAACTTCATAGCGGGAAGCAGCCGGCTGGTGGTGCGAAATACCGCGCCGAATCTGGATCTCATCGAATCTCTCGTCGATGCCGCCATGGCCGAACAACCGACCCAAGTCGAGATCGAGTCGAAGTTTGTCGAGGTGTCCCAGAATAATTTGAAAGAACTCGGCTTCGATTGGGCTCTTGGTCCCTTCAGCATTCCCGGCTCAGACGCCGTGTTCGGGAGCGGCGGCACCACGATCAACGACCCCACCGGAACGTGGCCGTTTGTCAATCCGGCCACTGGCACCCCGATTGGCACAGACAGCGTCACCAGCGGTATCCGGTCCGGCACGGGTCTGAGTCCCGGGAGCGCAGTAAGCGCGAACTCGATCGACGCCCTCCTTTCACAAAGTATCTCCGGCCGCAACTTAACCGCACCGGCGCCGGGCATTTTTTCGATATCGGGTGTTTTCACCAATCCCCAGTTCCAGATGGTGATCCGTGCGCTCAACCAGAAGAAGGGCGTGGATCTTATGGCTGCACCCAAGGTCACGACCAAAAGCCAGCAGAAGGCGCGGATCCAAATCACACGCGAATTCCCCTACCCGGAAACTTTCACACCGCCCGATGTCCCCAACCAGGTCGGGAACAATAATAACAATGCAATTGTTGGCCAAGCACAGGCGGATCCGATCGTGACTCCAGCTTTTCCCGAGACAATGACGACGCGGGAGCTTGGCGTGATCCTGGAAGTCACGCCACAGGTCGGCCCCGATGGCTATACCATCGATCTCAACTTGAGTCCCCAAGTAGTCGACTTTGACGGCTTTGTGAACTACGGATCTCCGATCTACATGGTTAGAAACAGGGTCATTGGCCAAGTGATTGACAATACCGTCCCGGGTCTTCCGGTGTTGAGGAATCTCTTTGCTGTTGATCGCTCGCTGATGACTGAAAATGTCATCAACCAGCCGATCTTCAGCGTTCGCAAAGTGACCACCAACGTGAGCATCTGGGACGGCCAGACGGTGGCCTTGGGCGGCTTAATTCGCGAAGACGTTCAAAAAGTGAACGACAAGGTGCCTATCCTCGGCGACATTCCTTTGGCCGGCGTTGCGTTTCGGTCCGAGGTCGATCAAAAGATCAAAAAAAATCTGATCATATTTGTCACGGCGCGCCTGATGGACGCCGCCGGCCAGTTGTTGCGGCCGGAAGATGATTCGGACCAGGAAGAAATCGTCGACCCTCTTGGGTTGCCCAAAGATTTGAAAAAGCCAAGCATGTCGGCCAAAGGATTCCGCCAGAAATAA